The Schizosaccharomyces pombe strain 972h- genome assembly, chromosome: I genome contains a region encoding:
- the per1 gene encoding amino acid permease, producing MSSPDRSIDIDLEKYPSTATKSVYGQSKDDKNVFDIHPTESEVIPGEVEYADTPSHQNFLQKFFSDFKPVKADREDGVALKRHLKGRHMQMIAIGGAIGTGLFVGSGSSLADGGPASVIIDYTLIGIMMFFTVYALGELAVSYPVAGGFYNYAVRFIDPAWGFAVGWNYFMNYFVTFPLELTTCAITFRYWTDINSCAWITIFLVFVICINLFGVRGYGEVEFILSTLKVVATTGFIILAIIINCGGVPTDPRGYIGGKIIKNKPFRHSFKGFCSVFTTAGFSFSGTEVVGLAAAEAEDPQKSLPRATKQVFWRIAIFYVVSLILIGLLVSPDDPRLMGNSSDGSTSPFVLAIKEANIRGLPSVFNAVIIISTVSVANSCTFTASRTLHAMAAKGDAPRFFAYTDRLGRPLLAMAVCLLFGFFAYINAAGDVSDTVFDWLLAISGISNFFSWGSINLCHIVFRLAMKKQGRSLDQLGFVSPMGIWGSAIGLAFNILCLMAEFYVSLFPIGSKPNANDFFQGYLAAPIVIAFFIGYKIYDRSHIPSLSKLDLDTGLRTYPPKDKESEKIRDAKGFFKWIWQSLC from the coding sequence ATGTCGTCGCCAGATCGCTCTATTGACATTGACCTTGAAAAATATCCTTCAACGGCTACCAAGTCCGTCTACGGCCAATCGAAGgatgataaaaatgttttcgACATTCATCCCACCGAATCCGAAGTCATCCCCGGTGAAGTCGAGTATGCTGATACTCCTTCCCATCAAAATTTCTtgcaaaagttttttagCGACTTCAAACCCGTTAAAGCCGACCGCGAGGATGGTGTCGCATTAAAGCGTCATCTGAAAGGTAGGCATATGCAAATGATTGCCATTGGTGGTGCTATTGGTACTGGTTTGTTTGTGGGTTCTGGTAGTTCACTTGCTGATGGTGGACCGGCTTCTGTTATTATCGATTATACTTTGATTGGTATTATGATGTTCTTTACTGTCTATGCTTTAGGTGAACTTGCTGTTTCTTATCCTGTCGCTGGTGGTTTCTATAATTACGCAGTTCGTTTTATCGATCCAGCCTGGGGCTTTGCCGTTGGTTGGAACTATTTCATGAATTATTTCGTTACATTTCCACTGGAGTTAACTACTTGTGCCATCACTTTCCGCTACTGGACAGACATTAATAGTTGTGCTTGGATTACGATTTTCTTGGTATTTGTTATATGTATCAATCTTTTCGGTGTTAGAGGTTATGGTGAAGTTGAATTTATTCTATCTACGCTCAAAGTTGTTGCCACTACtggttttattattttggctattattattaattgcGGTGGTGTTCCTACTGATCCTCGTGGCTACATCGGTggtaaaattattaaaaacaaaccTTTCCGTCATAGCTTTAAAGGTTTTTGTTCCGTGTTTACTACTGCCGGTTTCTCCTTCTCAGGTACTGAAGTTGTTGGTTTAGCTGCTGCTGAAGCTGAAGATCCTCAAAAGTCTCTCCCTCGTGCTACCAAACAGGTCTTTTGGCGTATTGCTATTTTCTACGTCgtatctttaattttaattggTCTGCTTGTTTCACCAGATGATCCTCGTTTGATGGGTAATAGCAGCGATGGTAGTACCTCTCCCTTCGTGTTGGCCATTAAAGAAGCAAACATCAGAGGCCTTCCTTCCGTTTTCAATGCAGTAATTATCATTTCTACCGTCTCTGTTGCAAATTCTTGTACTTTCACTGCTAGTCGTACTCTTCATGCTATGGCCGCTAAAGGTGACGCACCTCGCTTCTTTGCATATACTGATCGTCTTGGTCGTCCCCTCCTCGCTATGGCTGTTTGTTTGTTGTTTGGATTTTTTGCATATATCAATGCCGCCGGTGATGTTAGTGACACTGTTTTCGATTGGTTATTGGCTATTTCCGGTATCTCAAACTTCTTCTCATGGGGCAGTATTAATCTTTGCCATATCGTCTTCCGTCTTGCTATGAAGAAACAAGGCCGTTCTTTGGATCAACTTGGATTTGTATCACCTATGGGTATTTGGGGTTCTGCTATTGGATTGGCTTTCAACATTTTGTGTCTTATGGCCGAATTCTATGTATCTTTGTTCCCCATCGGTTCAAAGCCAAATGCTAACGATTTTTTCCAAGGATATCTTGCTGCTCCAATTGTGattgctttctttattggctacaaaatttatgatAGAAGTCATATTCCCTCATTGAGTAAACTTGATTTAGACACGGGACTTCGTACCTATCCTCCAAAAGATAAAGAATCTGAGAAAATTCGTGATGCGAAGGGTTTCTTTAAGTGGATTTGGCAATCTCTTTgctaa